A region from the Paenarthrobacter aurescens genome encodes:
- a CDS encoding FAD-binding oxidoreductase: MSDETAVAGTSEESIKARAVDAGETAQPTAAQHAFLRDLQAGLGTGQTAVDQENLTVYSADQGPILERKLPLAVVWAESVEDVQHVVRVCAAHQVPIVPRGAGTGVSGGAHATQGCIILSLERMTRILDLNPDDETAVVEPGVINADLNAAAAEHGLMYAPDPASYKMSTIGGNVATNAGGLRCAKYGVTRDSVLALDVVMADGSLMHTGHQTFKGVAGYDLTALLVGSEGTLGIVVGVTVRLKYLPREVHTIAAFYQDFRSAAAGVLAVGKARVQPAIMELLDNGTLVQLDELHGGDLQQRGKSLLLIQTDGFGAAAEADVVRQVLADGGATVTTEASAEAEMLVEMRRNSRGVEVDDEFRVGEDIAVPRSRLVDFVAELEAMANRFQVRLKVVAHAGDGNLHPTFWMDRVDPTTDAHALQRLNAALDESIRVGLDMGGTITGEHGVGQYKLRWLGLEQPQPVRELQRRIKELFDPQGILNPGKAI; the protein is encoded by the coding sequence TTGTCGGACGAAACGGCCGTTGCCGGAACATCAGAGGAAAGCATCAAGGCCCGGGCCGTGGACGCCGGGGAAACCGCGCAACCCACCGCAGCACAACATGCTTTTCTGCGGGATCTCCAGGCCGGACTGGGCACCGGGCAAACAGCGGTCGATCAAGAAAACCTCACCGTTTACTCCGCCGATCAAGGCCCCATCCTTGAGAGGAAACTGCCGCTCGCTGTTGTCTGGGCGGAATCTGTGGAAGACGTCCAACACGTTGTCCGGGTTTGTGCCGCGCACCAAGTGCCCATTGTTCCGCGGGGTGCCGGCACAGGTGTTTCCGGCGGCGCACACGCCACCCAAGGCTGCATCATCCTGAGCCTTGAACGGATGACCCGCATCCTGGACCTCAACCCGGACGACGAGACCGCCGTCGTCGAGCCCGGCGTCATCAACGCCGATCTGAACGCCGCCGCTGCAGAGCACGGCCTCATGTATGCGCCTGACCCCGCAAGCTACAAGATGTCCACAATCGGCGGTAACGTGGCCACCAACGCCGGGGGACTGCGGTGCGCCAAATACGGCGTGACCCGCGACTCCGTACTGGCACTGGACGTGGTGATGGCCGACGGATCACTGATGCACACGGGCCACCAAACCTTCAAAGGCGTGGCAGGCTACGACCTCACTGCGCTCCTGGTGGGCTCAGAAGGAACACTGGGGATAGTGGTGGGTGTAACAGTCCGGCTCAAGTACCTGCCCCGCGAGGTTCACACCATCGCCGCGTTCTACCAGGACTTCCGCAGCGCCGCCGCAGGAGTGCTCGCCGTGGGCAAGGCCCGGGTCCAGCCCGCCATCATGGAACTCCTGGACAACGGCACCCTGGTGCAACTCGACGAACTCCACGGCGGCGACCTCCAACAGCGCGGCAAGTCCCTGTTGCTCATCCAGACAGACGGTTTTGGAGCCGCTGCCGAGGCCGACGTCGTACGGCAGGTCCTCGCCGACGGCGGCGCCACCGTAACCACCGAAGCCAGCGCTGAAGCCGAGATGCTGGTGGAAATGCGACGCAACAGCCGCGGCGTGGAAGTTGACGACGAATTCCGTGTGGGCGAAGACATCGCCGTCCCGCGCTCGCGGTTGGTGGATTTCGTGGCCGAGCTCGAAGCCATGGCCAACAGATTCCAGGTGCGCCTCAAAGTGGTGGCCCACGCCGGTGACGGCAACCTGCACCCCACTTTCTGGATGGACCGCGTGGACCCCACCACCGACGCCCACGCCTTGCAGCGACTCAACGCTGCCTTGGACGAATCCATCCGGGTAGGCCTGGACATGGGCGGCACCATTACAGGCGAACACGGTGTTGGCCAGTACAAGCTGCGCTGGCTCGGCCTGGAACAGCCCCAACCCGTGCGGGAACTGCAGCGTCGGATCAAGGAGCTTTTCGATCCCCAGGGAATCCTGAACCCGGGCAAGGCCATCTAA
- a CDS encoding trehalose-6-phosphate synthase → MQDLASEKLTAEQNAKASPTKKPTASTFDFMVVSNRLPVDRISDDNEESGWRRSPGGLVTALAPMMTKSDGAWVGWHGAPDETVRPFSHEGMDLLPVQLSSDDVELFYEGFSNATIWPLYHDVIAPPEFHRTWWDSYRKVNRKFADAVARHAADGATVWVQDYQLQLVPRLLRESRPDLKIGFFNHIPFPPPEIFAQLPWRREIIDGLLGADLLGFQRPSDAGNFMRSARRFLGASVKQQQVHVKGANGQVTHIARAQAFPISIDVAQIRELADRPDIIERAQQIRKDLGNPKTILLGVDRLDYTKGIRHRLKAFEELLADGHIKVEDATLIQVASPSRERVEQYRLLREEIEGTVGHINGTYDTIQNTAVRYLHHSYPVEEMVALYLAADVMLVTALRDGMNLVAKEYVTARQNDDGALVLSEFAGAADQLKQAFLINPHDIDGLKSTVLKAITLDPKEARRRMKLMRKQILDHDVDHWSAEFLAALEEKVVRDDS, encoded by the coding sequence ATGCAGGATTTGGCAAGCGAAAAACTCACCGCCGAACAAAACGCCAAGGCTTCTCCAACCAAGAAGCCCACGGCGAGCACGTTCGATTTTATGGTGGTCTCCAACAGGTTGCCGGTGGATCGCATCAGCGATGACAACGAAGAAAGTGGCTGGCGTCGCTCGCCCGGCGGCCTGGTCACAGCGCTCGCGCCGATGATGACCAAGTCCGACGGCGCGTGGGTGGGCTGGCATGGCGCCCCGGATGAGACTGTGCGTCCGTTCAGCCACGAAGGCATGGATCTACTCCCTGTCCAGCTGAGCAGCGATGACGTTGAACTCTTCTACGAGGGCTTCTCCAACGCGACCATTTGGCCGCTTTACCACGACGTCATTGCGCCGCCGGAGTTCCACCGTACGTGGTGGGATTCCTACCGCAAGGTCAACCGGAAGTTCGCCGACGCCGTCGCCCGCCATGCAGCGGACGGCGCCACTGTCTGGGTACAGGACTACCAGCTCCAGCTTGTTCCAAGGCTTCTGCGCGAATCCCGCCCGGACTTGAAGATTGGCTTCTTCAACCACATCCCGTTCCCTCCGCCGGAGATCTTTGCGCAGCTCCCGTGGCGCCGCGAAATCATTGACGGTTTGCTCGGCGCAGACCTGTTGGGCTTCCAGCGCCCCAGCGACGCCGGCAACTTCATGCGTTCCGCACGCCGCTTCCTGGGCGCCAGCGTCAAGCAGCAGCAAGTCCACGTCAAGGGCGCCAACGGCCAGGTCACCCACATCGCGCGGGCCCAGGCCTTCCCGATTTCCATCGATGTTGCCCAGATCCGTGAGCTCGCCGACCGGCCGGACATCATCGAACGCGCCCAGCAGATCCGCAAGGATCTGGGCAATCCCAAGACCATCCTCCTGGGCGTGGACCGCCTGGACTACACCAAGGGCATCAGGCACCGGCTCAAGGCGTTCGAGGAACTGTTGGCGGACGGCCACATCAAGGTGGAGGACGCCACCCTGATCCAGGTGGCGAGCCCCAGCCGGGAGCGGGTTGAACAGTACAGGCTGCTCCGCGAGGAGATCGAAGGCACCGTGGGCCATATCAACGGCACCTACGACACCATCCAAAACACGGCTGTCCGCTACCTTCACCACAGCTACCCGGTGGAAGAAATGGTCGCCTTGTACCTCGCGGCGGACGTCATGCTGGTCACCGCGCTGCGCGACGGCATGAACCTTGTTGCCAAGGAATATGTCACCGCGCGGCAAAACGACGACGGCGCGTTGGTCCTCAGCGAGTTCGCCGGCGCTGCTGATCAGCTCAAGCAAGCGTTCCTGATCAATCCGCATGACATCGATGGCCTCAAGTCCACAGTGCTCAAGGCCATCACCTTGGATCCCAAGGAAGCCCGGCGCCGCATGAAGTTGATGCGCAAGCAGATCCTTGACCACGACGTCGATCACTGGTCAGCTGAGTTCCTGGCCGCACTCGAAGAAAAGGTAGTGCGTGATGACAGCTGA
- a CDS encoding ABC transporter ATP-binding protein, whose amino-acid sequence MATVTFDNATRLYPGTDKPAVDKLNIDIADGEFLVLVGPSGCGKSTSLRMLAGLEDVNAGRILIGDRDVTDVPPKDRDIAMVFQNYALYPHMTVADNMGFALKIAGVSKEERAERVREAAKLLDLEQYLDRKPKALSGGQRQRVAMGRAIVRNPQVFLMDEPLSNLDAKLRVQTRTQIASLTRRLGVTTVYVTHDQVEAMTMGDRVAVLKDGLLQQVDTPRNLYDKPKNVFVAGFIGSPAMNLLELPVVDGGVQFGGTVYPVPRDVLEEAHGQTVTVGSRPEDLETVGNGEGLQVEVDVVEELGADAYVYGHTILDGKSHDIVARVDGRRPPMKGESIFVRPQSGHVHLFDTKTGLRLGD is encoded by the coding sequence GTGGCTACAGTTACTTTTGATAACGCTACGCGTCTGTACCCGGGCACAGATAAGCCCGCCGTCGATAAACTCAACATCGACATCGCCGATGGCGAATTCCTCGTCCTCGTTGGACCCTCCGGTTGCGGTAAGTCAACCTCGCTGCGCATGCTCGCAGGCCTTGAGGACGTCAACGCAGGCCGTATCCTGATCGGCGACCGCGACGTCACTGACGTTCCGCCGAAGGACCGCGATATCGCAATGGTCTTCCAGAACTACGCCCTGTACCCGCACATGACCGTTGCGGACAACATGGGCTTCGCACTGAAGATCGCCGGCGTCTCCAAGGAAGAGCGCGCCGAGCGTGTCCGCGAAGCCGCCAAGCTCCTTGACCTGGAGCAGTACCTGGACCGCAAGCCGAAGGCTCTCTCCGGTGGCCAGCGCCAGCGTGTTGCCATGGGCCGCGCAATCGTCCGTAACCCGCAGGTCTTCCTCATGGATGAGCCGCTCTCCAACCTTGACGCCAAGCTCCGCGTCCAGACCCGTACGCAGATCGCATCCCTGACCCGCCGCCTCGGCGTCACCACCGTTTACGTGACGCACGACCAGGTTGAGGCCATGACCATGGGCGACCGCGTTGCTGTCCTGAAGGACGGTCTCCTGCAGCAGGTTGACACCCCGCGCAACCTCTACGACAAGCCCAAGAACGTCTTCGTTGCAGGATTCATTGGCTCCCCGGCCATGAACCTGCTTGAACTGCCGGTCGTCGACGGCGGCGTCCAGTTCGGTGGAACGGTTTACCCCGTGCCGCGCGATGTCCTCGAAGAGGCTCACGGCCAGACCGTCACCGTCGGCTCCCGTCCGGAAGACCTCGAGACTGTGGGCAACGGCGAAGGCCTCCAGGTTGAGGTTGACGTGGTTGAAGAACTCGGTGCCGACGCTTACGTCTACGGCCACACCATCCTTGATGGCAAGAGCCACGACATCGTAGCGCGCGTTGATGGCCGCCGCCCTCCGATGAAGGGTGAGTCCATCTTCGTTCGTCCGCAGTCCGGCCACGTGCACCTGTTCGACACCAAGACCGGCCTCCGCCTGGGCGACTAA
- a CDS encoding beta-N-acetylhexosaminidase: MNTTDHLIPRPSHVALLDGPAYTLASTARIAADPGVPVAGQLAALLRRATGFELPIVQETHPGDITLELEETFDGGPEAYALTVTGSGVMLSASTAAGLFNGVQTLRQLFPATIEDTEPGNGSWVIPAVEIADAPRFAYRGLMLDVARNFFTVDEVKEQIDVMTQFKFNALHLHLTDDQAWRIEILEPVENPSGLDYANLTALGGKGAVEVPTAVPVRGNSGFYTQQDFREIQAYAATKNVLVVPEIDLPGHVNAALAAIPQLNPDGQAKPMSTTAEVGWSTLNADLPTTYEFVREVLSQLAAITVGPYLHIGGDEAHVTTREHYIAMVQEFVRIGAHTGKTVVGWNEYAAVELPQGAVIQYWHGDFAPTLQQAEQNAAKVVMSPAANSYLDQKYSSDSPVGLEWVEGGPFTWSEYYNWDPAQGGLQDHHILGVEGPLWSETVRNNQQAQWLLYPRAVSLAEVAWSGPEVRNAGDFRRRLGALGERLAKQGVAFQEAPDVEWSAASTWPFVVAAPSSSPKYGTIEA; the protein is encoded by the coding sequence ATGAACACCACAGATCACCTGATCCCCCGCCCCTCCCACGTCGCACTCCTGGACGGCCCGGCTTACACGCTCGCATCCACCGCCCGGATCGCCGCGGACCCAGGCGTGCCAGTCGCCGGGCAGCTCGCGGCACTGCTGCGCCGCGCCACCGGATTCGAGTTGCCCATAGTCCAGGAAACTCACCCAGGTGACATCACCTTGGAGCTGGAAGAAACGTTCGACGGCGGCCCAGAGGCTTACGCCCTCACAGTCACCGGGTCCGGTGTCATGTTGTCTGCCTCCACGGCCGCCGGACTCTTCAACGGCGTCCAGACATTGCGCCAGCTTTTCCCCGCAACTATTGAGGACACAGAACCTGGCAACGGCTCCTGGGTGATTCCCGCCGTCGAGATTGCGGACGCTCCACGCTTCGCGTACCGGGGCCTGATGCTGGACGTTGCCCGCAACTTCTTCACCGTGGACGAGGTGAAGGAGCAGATTGACGTGATGACGCAGTTCAAGTTCAACGCCCTGCACCTCCATCTGACCGATGACCAGGCGTGGCGCATCGAGATCCTGGAGCCCGTAGAGAACCCGTCGGGGCTGGATTACGCCAACCTCACTGCCCTGGGTGGGAAGGGAGCCGTGGAGGTTCCAACGGCAGTGCCTGTCCGGGGCAATTCCGGTTTCTACACCCAGCAGGATTTCCGGGAAATTCAGGCGTACGCCGCCACGAAGAACGTCTTGGTGGTTCCGGAAATTGACCTCCCGGGCCACGTGAACGCCGCCCTCGCTGCCATTCCGCAACTCAATCCCGACGGCCAGGCGAAGCCCATGAGCACCACGGCAGAGGTAGGCTGGTCAACGCTGAACGCGGACCTTCCCACCACGTACGAGTTTGTCCGCGAAGTCCTCAGCCAGCTCGCGGCCATTACCGTGGGACCGTACTTGCACATCGGTGGCGACGAAGCCCACGTCACCACCCGTGAGCACTACATCGCCATGGTTCAGGAGTTCGTACGGATTGGCGCCCACACGGGCAAGACCGTGGTGGGCTGGAACGAGTACGCCGCCGTCGAACTCCCGCAGGGTGCCGTCATTCAGTACTGGCACGGCGACTTCGCCCCCACCCTCCAGCAGGCGGAACAGAACGCGGCCAAAGTAGTCATGTCTCCGGCGGCCAACAGCTATTTGGATCAAAAATACTCATCGGACAGCCCTGTTGGCTTGGAATGGGTGGAAGGCGGACCCTTCACATGGTCCGAGTACTACAACTGGGATCCCGCGCAAGGCGGTCTGCAGGACCACCACATCCTCGGCGTGGAGGGGCCCTTGTGGTCTGAAACTGTCCGCAACAATCAGCAGGCCCAATGGCTCCTCTACCCGAGGGCGGTTTCCTTGGCGGAAGTAGCCTGGTCCGGTCCGGAGGTCCGCAACGCAGGTGACTTCCGACGTCGGCTGGGCGCCTTGGGCGAGCGGCTCGCCAAGCAGGGCGTCGCCTTCCAGGAAGCACCCGACGTCGAGTGGTCCGCTGCATCTACATGGCCGTTTGTGGTCGCGGCGCCGTCTTCATCTCCCAAGTACGGAACAATTGAGGCATGA
- a CDS encoding MFS transporter produces the protein MREKRQTGVGPSPRLMAGLVLLALFMVSINLRPAITTIAGVMSQLPGLFGLDPALLPLLGTLPVLAFGLSGPIGPWLARRLGTGRAVAAALLVLAAALIVRATVPALLLPGTFLAGMAIMTASVLVPQIVKANRGTGWWTGLCTMGFGLGAALGAGLVQPLAAAFGGNLQSALAVWAVPALLGAFLIHRSKGSAQGGVPQAQTGDAPSSAVVRKPAPLRKQRTAWAVTAFFGLQAMLYFAITSWLAVYLVSRGLEPADAAALLAWFSLAGLPASLLAPVLASRPAILRIMAPGLGLSVAAALLGVLMAPVESQVFMVGILGVVQSAGFGLAMALVVIRSDGPESAGRLSAMSQGFGFALASLGPLGAGMLHAMTGGWELTFWVLAAEAVVLAGAGFLAIRGPLVSVGAAGQTVQTEQITAHEPRATFVP, from the coding sequence ATGCGCGAGAAGCGGCAGACTGGTGTGGGACCGAGTCCGAGGCTGATGGCGGGGCTGGTGCTGCTTGCGCTCTTCATGGTTTCCATTAATCTTCGGCCTGCCATCACAACCATTGCCGGGGTAATGAGTCAGCTGCCGGGGCTATTTGGCCTTGATCCAGCTCTGCTCCCACTGCTGGGAACTCTGCCTGTGTTGGCCTTCGGCCTTTCGGGTCCGATCGGGCCTTGGCTGGCCCGGAGACTGGGCACTGGGCGGGCAGTGGCTGCTGCGTTGCTGGTTCTCGCTGCAGCCCTTATTGTCCGGGCTACTGTGCCCGCGCTTCTGTTGCCCGGAACGTTCTTGGCCGGTATGGCGATCATGACGGCAAGTGTCCTGGTGCCACAGATCGTCAAGGCAAACCGCGGCACGGGCTGGTGGACGGGGCTATGCACCATGGGCTTCGGGCTCGGAGCGGCGCTTGGGGCCGGGCTGGTCCAACCACTTGCTGCGGCTTTTGGCGGCAACCTTCAATCGGCACTTGCTGTGTGGGCGGTACCGGCGCTGCTGGGCGCCTTCCTGATTCACCGATCCAAAGGCAGCGCCCAGGGCGGCGTTCCTCAGGCACAAACGGGGGACGCGCCGTCGTCGGCTGTTGTACGGAAGCCTGCGCCTCTTCGGAAGCAGCGCACGGCGTGGGCGGTGACCGCATTCTTCGGGCTGCAAGCCATGCTGTACTTCGCAATCACGTCCTGGCTGGCGGTGTATCTGGTCTCCCGGGGACTGGAACCCGCCGATGCCGCTGCTCTGCTTGCGTGGTTCAGCCTGGCGGGCCTCCCGGCCAGTCTGCTGGCACCCGTACTGGCCAGCCGTCCCGCCATCCTGAGGATCATGGCTCCCGGGCTTGGCTTGTCCGTGGCGGCCGCACTGTTGGGAGTTTTGATGGCGCCGGTTGAATCACAGGTGTTCATGGTGGGCATTTTGGGAGTGGTGCAGAGCGCCGGATTTGGTCTGGCAATGGCGTTGGTGGTCATCCGATCCGACGGCCCGGAGTCCGCGGGCAGGCTCTCCGCCATGAGCCAAGGATTTGGCTTCGCTTTGGCGTCCCTCGGTCCGCTGGGCGCCGGAATGCTGCACGCTATGACAGGTGGCTGGGAGTTAACGTTTTGGGTGCTCGCCGCCGAAGCCGTAGTACTGGCCGGGGCAGGGTTCCTTGCCATTCGTGGCCCGCTCGTCAGCGTGGGCGCAGCAGGACAAACTGTACAGACTGAGCAAATAACCGCCCATGAGCCGAGAGCCACATTCGTCCCGTAG
- a CDS encoding DUF4190 domain-containing protein encodes MSVSSTKAPPTTGRINLLAMAAIALGALAFAGIWFFGLGILATFAVGAGHVSLNQIRRRNERGRTVAILALILGYGLATWALLNVLTYIPVALEQMANQPPM; translated from the coding sequence GTGAGTGTGTCATCTACCAAAGCACCGCCGACCACTGGCCGGATCAACCTGCTGGCCATGGCTGCCATTGCCCTGGGCGCTCTTGCCTTTGCCGGTATCTGGTTCTTTGGCCTGGGAATTCTTGCCACCTTTGCAGTGGGTGCCGGACACGTCTCCCTGAATCAGATCAGACGAAGGAACGAGAGGGGCCGCACTGTGGCCATACTGGCCCTCATCCTCGGCTATGGACTTGCTACCTGGGCGCTGCTCAACGTTCTGACCTACATTCCTGTTGCACTGGAGCAGATGGCAAACCAGCCACCGATGTAG
- the otsB gene encoding trehalose-phosphatase, with translation MTAENLTLSPELLDAVRRISSTEHLLVALDFDGTLSPLVDHAEDARPLPRSAAALEALAQLPRTTTALISGRALDSLRLVASPPAGTLLIGSHGAEVWLGEGSLGLELDEQQRTKLAAVREVLAEIVNIAPGTLLEDKPAGVVLHTRMADDDVAEDAVEAAMRVLREHPGVYLKTGKRVLETSVVHASKGEAVEFLRQATGATAILFAGDDVTDEDALGRLMGDDVGIKVGLDFTQAQYRVEAPVHVAELLEALLRERRQVTSGS, from the coding sequence ATGACAGCTGAGAATCTCACCCTCTCCCCGGAATTGCTGGACGCCGTCCGTCGCATTTCCAGCACAGAGCACCTCCTGGTCGCCCTCGATTTTGACGGCACCCTCTCTCCCCTGGTGGATCACGCCGAGGACGCGAGGCCCCTGCCGCGGTCCGCTGCAGCGTTGGAGGCCTTGGCGCAGCTTCCGCGCACGACGACGGCACTCATCTCAGGCCGCGCATTGGACAGTCTGCGGCTGGTTGCCTCGCCCCCTGCCGGCACGTTGCTCATCGGCAGCCATGGCGCGGAGGTGTGGCTTGGCGAGGGGTCTTTGGGCCTGGAACTGGACGAACAGCAGCGCACCAAACTGGCTGCGGTCCGCGAGGTCCTTGCAGAAATCGTGAACATCGCCCCGGGAACGTTGCTGGAGGACAAACCCGCGGGCGTGGTCCTTCACACGAGGATGGCCGACGACGACGTTGCGGAAGACGCCGTCGAGGCCGCCATGCGGGTGCTCCGCGAGCATCCGGGGGTTTACCTGAAAACGGGCAAGCGCGTCCTGGAAACCTCGGTGGTCCATGCGTCAAAGGGCGAGGCTGTGGAGTTCCTGCGCCAGGCTACCGGTGCCACTGCCATCTTGTTTGCCGGTGACGACGTCACTGATGAGGACGCCCTCGGCCGGCTGATGGGTGATGATGTTGGCATCAAAGTGGGCCTCGACTTCACCCAGGCGCAGTATCGAGTGGAAGCGCCGGTGCATGTGGCGGAGTTGCTCGAAGCCTTGCTGCGCGAGCGGCGGCAGGTCACTTCGGGGTCCTGA
- a CDS encoding DUF4032 domain-containing protein — protein MSEQNEAQWHDEPTDYGQIGKLPRTEAASAQDTAPPASVIGSLNITAAAADPELLDLPWHIALEDWPAENLAALPRGISRHIVRFAHLGGSVIAIKETSEHVARHEYHMLRKLARLDVPCVEPVAVITGRTTVDGRPLNPVLVTRHLKFSMPYRALFSQMLRKDTLTRLIDAQALLLVRLHLVGFYWGDVSLSNTLFRRDAGAFAAYLVDAETGELYPDLSMGQREYDLEIARVNIAGELMDLLDGGLIEEKVDPVATSELIMDSYRRLWTELTEKESFELGERWRVAARIRRLNELGFDVEEYAIKTTADGSTIQLQPKVVDAGHHQRRLLRLTGLDAQENQARRLLNDMDQFRADNNPDLDEEISAHIWVSQIFEPIVRSIPRHLAGKLEPAEVVHEVLEHRWYMSQKQDRYVPLAETVQSYLDTVLQHRRDEAAIMLNPDTELLKILEVEVEESGRYDDEDEYPDADD, from the coding sequence ATGAGCGAGCAAAACGAAGCCCAGTGGCACGACGAACCCACCGATTACGGGCAGATCGGCAAGCTCCCCAGAACTGAAGCGGCCAGTGCGCAGGACACCGCGCCGCCGGCGAGTGTCATCGGATCGCTGAACATCACCGCTGCTGCCGCAGATCCTGAACTTCTGGATCTGCCGTGGCATATTGCCTTGGAAGATTGGCCGGCCGAAAACCTGGCGGCGCTCCCCCGCGGTATTTCCCGGCATATTGTCCGTTTCGCGCATTTGGGCGGCTCGGTCATCGCCATCAAGGAAACCTCTGAGCACGTTGCCCGCCATGAGTACCACATGCTGCGGAAGCTGGCCCGGCTGGACGTTCCCTGCGTGGAGCCGGTGGCTGTCATTACCGGCAGGACCACTGTGGACGGCAGACCCCTGAACCCTGTGCTGGTCACCCGGCACCTGAAATTCTCCATGCCGTACCGCGCGCTGTTCTCCCAGATGCTCCGCAAGGACACGCTGACCCGTTTGATTGATGCCCAGGCGCTGCTGCTGGTTCGCCTGCACCTCGTAGGTTTCTACTGGGGCGATGTTTCGCTGTCCAACACACTGTTCCGCCGTGATGCCGGCGCCTTTGCCGCCTACCTTGTGGATGCCGAAACCGGTGAGCTGTACCCGGATCTGTCCATGGGCCAGCGTGAATACGATCTCGAAATCGCTCGAGTGAACATCGCTGGTGAACTGATGGACCTGTTGGACGGCGGGCTGATCGAGGAGAAGGTGGATCCTGTAGCCACCAGCGAGCTGATCATGGACAGCTACCGCCGGCTCTGGACTGAGCTGACGGAGAAGGAGTCCTTCGAACTCGGCGAGCGGTGGCGCGTGGCTGCCCGCATCCGCCGTCTCAACGAGCTCGGCTTCGATGTTGAAGAGTACGCCATCAAGACCACCGCGGACGGATCCACCATCCAGCTCCAACCCAAAGTGGTGGACGCCGGACACCACCAGCGCCGTTTGCTGCGCCTGACCGGATTGGACGCCCAGGAGAACCAGGCCCGCAGGCTCCTGAACGACATGGATCAATTCCGTGCGGACAACAACCCGGACCTTGACGAGGAAATCAGCGCCCACATCTGGGTCAGCCAGATTTTCGAACCCATTGTCCGTTCCATTCCGCGGCACCTGGCCGGGAAGCTGGAGCCGGCCGAAGTGGTGCACGAGGTTTTGGAGCACCGCTGGTACATGAGCCAGAAGCAGGACAGGTATGTGCCCTTGGCGGAGACAGTCCAGTCTTACCTGGACACGGTGCTGCAGCACCGCCGCGACGAGGCCGCCATCATGCTGAACCCTGACACGGAGCTGCTCAAGATCCTTGAAGTTGAGGTAGAGGAATCCGGCCGGTACGACGACGAGGACGAGTACCCGGACGCGGACGACTAG
- a CDS encoding GntR family transcriptional regulator, translated as MPETGNGRDEEARAENVYQLVLEGIVTGTYAQGMRLRERELSELYNVSRIPVREAIQRLEQDGFVATFPRRGAVVRQLTLTDVNELFDVRLCLETFAARMAATRVAEGSDGGRLEVLLEASRAAIDDERADDVALISAELHAEIVRLSGNRLLVESVKPLFGRMRWIFGLAHNRSNELQRDEHTELCNAILKGKPDLAYSLAYSHIELGREPVLAGLAETLEP; from the coding sequence ATGCCGGAAACCGGAAACGGCCGCGACGAAGAGGCTCGTGCGGAGAACGTCTACCAACTGGTGTTGGAGGGCATTGTCACCGGGACCTACGCGCAAGGAATGCGGTTGCGGGAACGCGAACTTTCGGAGCTTTACAACGTCTCCCGTATTCCTGTGCGCGAGGCCATTCAGCGCCTGGAGCAGGATGGCTTTGTGGCAACGTTCCCCCGGCGCGGGGCAGTGGTGCGTCAACTGACCCTCACGGATGTCAACGAGCTCTTTGACGTTCGCCTCTGCCTGGAAACCTTTGCTGCACGCATGGCGGCCACCCGTGTGGCCGAAGGCAGCGACGGTGGACGGCTGGAAGTTCTCCTGGAGGCCTCCAGGGCAGCCATCGACGACGAACGGGCCGACGACGTAGCCCTGATCAGCGCCGAGCTGCACGCCGAAATAGTGCGCCTCTCCGGGAACAGGCTGCTCGTTGAATCCGTGAAACCCCTGTTTGGGCGGATGCGGTGGATCTTCGGATTGGCACACAACCGCAGTAATGAACTCCAGCGTGATGAACACACCGAACTCTGCAACGCAATCCTGAAGGGTAAGCCGGACCTGGCCTACTCCCTGGCGTACTCGCACATCGAGCTGGGCCGGGAACCCGTTCTGGCCGGGCTGGCCGAGACACTGGAACCGTGA
- a CDS encoding pyridoxamine 5'-phosphate oxidase family protein encodes MTNSAAPGTNQPETPATEILETNECWELLRGVSVGRLAVVVDEHPDIFPVNYKVDHGTMVFRTGEGTKLHAALGDAPVAIEADGVNAETGVAWSVVVKGQATAVKLTEDVLDTIGLLLFPWEAGQKDQFIRITPSKVTGRRFKVTPPVTWWSPLDDAPTARNE; translated from the coding sequence ATGACCAATTCAGCAGCACCAGGAACCAATCAGCCGGAAACGCCAGCAACCGAAATCCTTGAGACCAACGAGTGTTGGGAACTTCTCCGCGGCGTGTCAGTGGGCAGGTTGGCCGTGGTGGTGGACGAACACCCGGACATCTTCCCGGTCAATTACAAAGTTGACCACGGGACCATGGTGTTCCGGACTGGCGAAGGCACCAAACTCCATGCCGCCCTCGGCGATGCTCCGGTGGCGATTGAAGCCGACGGCGTCAACGCCGAAACCGGGGTGGCGTGGAGCGTGGTGGTCAAAGGCCAAGCGACGGCCGTGAAGCTCACCGAGGACGTCCTGGATACCATAGGACTCCTCTTGTTCCCTTGGGAGGCGGGCCAGAAGGATCAGTTCATCCGCATTACCCCGAGCAAGGTGACTGGGCGCCGCTTCAAAGTGACGCCACCGGTCACATGGTGGTCGCCCCTGGATGATGCTCCGACGGCGCGGAACGAGTGA